A DNA window from Halomicrobium mukohataei DSM 12286 contains the following coding sequences:
- a CDS encoding cupin domain-containing protein, producing MRQTHLDFEQYFSVAMETDEAQAAEMTVEPGRTVGGPENVHADSDQWCYVAAGTGVATVDGADNRIEAGDLLLIEAGEAHAIENDGDEPLRTVNVYTPPRSDR from the coding sequence GTGCGACAGACCCACCTCGACTTCGAGCAGTACTTTTCGGTAGCGATGGAGACCGACGAGGCCCAGGCCGCCGAGATGACCGTCGAGCCGGGCCGGACCGTCGGTGGCCCGGAGAACGTCCACGCCGACAGCGACCAGTGGTGCTACGTCGCCGCGGGCACGGGCGTCGCGACCGTCGACGGCGCGGACAATCGAATCGAGGCCGGCGACCTGCTCCTGATCGAGGCCGGCGAAGCCCACGCGATCGAGAACGACGGCGACGAGCCGCTGCGGACGGTCAACGTCTACACCCCGCCCCGGTCCGATCGGTGA